The following coding sequences are from one Aerosakkonema funiforme FACHB-1375 window:
- a CDS encoding Spy/CpxP family protein refolding chaperone, with translation MAFNLAQRISFAATAVALATLVPGIAFSQNSSPNTPPAQPAQPTNPSNRPATVEEVLGLTPGQVQQIRDILVNRQQQIESVLTPDQRNRFAQAVQSGQNPGTALRSLNLEQEKINRIRSIVETSNQQIRGVLTAEQLQRLQQQVQQNRPSSQR, from the coding sequence ATGGCTTTTAATCTCGCCCAGCGCATCTCCTTCGCCGCCACCGCAGTAGCCCTAGCTACTCTTGTACCCGGTATTGCCTTTTCACAAAACTCCAGTCCCAATACTCCTCCCGCACAACCCGCGCAACCCACAAACCCTTCTAATCGTCCAGCTACAGTAGAGGAAGTATTGGGTCTTACTCCTGGGCAGGTGCAACAAATACGAGATATTCTTGTCAACAGACAACAACAAATTGAGTCGGTATTAACTCCAGACCAGCGGAATAGATTTGCCCAAGCAGTTCAATCCGGCCAAAATCCCGGTACAGCACTACGTTCCCTTAATTTAGAACAAGAGAAAATCAATCGGATTCGCTCAATTGTGGAAACTTCTAACCAGCAAATTCGAGGAGTTTTGACAGCAGAACAACTGCAAAGACTGCAACAGCAAGTGCAACAAAATCGTCCCAGCAGTCAAAGGTAG
- a CDS encoding RelA/SpoT family protein, translating into MNATATTSTNSTTSTNSTTSSNHCVIPDWLQECLCAGPEACDPADTGLICRAFEFAYKLHDGQYRKSGEPYICHPVAVAGLLRDLGGSGAMIAAGFLHDVVEDTDVTVEEIEQRFGSEVRRLVEGVTKLSKFSENFSSKTERQAENFRRMFLAMAQDIRVIVVKLADRLHNMRTLEHLSDEKRRRIAQETREIFAPLANRLGIGRFKWELEDLAFKYLETESYRQIQELVAEKRTDREERLTNVTKILRERLEETGIRCQELSGRPKHLYSIFLKMQRQQKEFHEIYDLAAIRIIVESKDECYRSLAVVHDAFRPVPGRFKDYIGLPKPNRYQSLHTVVIGPTGRPIEVQIRTQEMHRIAEYGIAAHWKYKETGRSNTQLTASDEKFTWLRQLLEWQNDLKDAQEYIESVKDNLFEDDVYVFTPKGDVISLSQKATPVDFAYRIHTEVGHHCAGAKVNGRMVPLGTPLKNGDIVEIITLKNSHPSLDWLNFVVTPSARNRIRQWYKRSHRDENVARGRELLEKELGKSGFEALLKSEPMQAVAERCNYHSVEDLLAALGYGEVTLNLVVNRIREAVKSQQPIAPAPEVLPPLPTTQRSSASANGSKGGVQSRTSSPIAGVEGLLYYLAGCCNPIPGEAIIGVVTRSSRGISIHRQGCNNVENVQGDRLVPVKWNPTDSDGARPQTYPVNIQIEVLDRVGVLKDILSRLTDNNVNVRNAQVKTFEGRPALIDLGIDIENYQQLERVFVQIKKMSDVLNLRRISQVEEQKL; encoded by the coding sequence ATGAACGCAACGGCTACTACCTCGACTAATTCGACTACCTCGACTAATTCGACTACTTCCAGTAATCACTGTGTAATTCCTGACTGGCTACAGGAATGTTTGTGTGCTGGGCCAGAAGCCTGCGATCCCGCAGACACAGGGTTAATTTGTCGAGCCTTTGAATTTGCTTATAAACTCCACGACGGACAGTATCGCAAATCCGGAGAACCTTATATCTGTCATCCAGTTGCAGTGGCAGGTTTGTTGCGAGATTTAGGCGGATCGGGGGCGATGATCGCAGCTGGATTCCTGCACGATGTCGTTGAAGATACTGATGTCACTGTGGAAGAGATCGAACAGCGGTTTGGCTCAGAAGTGCGTCGATTGGTGGAAGGTGTCACCAAATTGTCTAAGTTTTCGGAAAATTTCTCCAGCAAAACCGAGCGACAAGCGGAAAACTTCCGCCGAATGTTTCTGGCAATGGCTCAAGATATTCGGGTAATTGTGGTGAAACTGGCCGATCGCCTCCATAATATGCGAACGCTAGAACACCTGTCTGACGAAAAGCGTCGCCGCATTGCTCAGGAAACGCGAGAAATTTTTGCTCCTTTGGCCAATCGTCTGGGGATCGGGCGCTTTAAGTGGGAACTGGAAGATTTGGCGTTTAAATATCTGGAAACCGAATCATATCGCCAAATACAGGAGTTAGTTGCTGAAAAGCGCACAGATCGAGAGGAAAGACTCACAAATGTCACAAAAATTCTGCGGGAGCGTCTGGAAGAAACGGGAATTCGTTGCCAGGAGCTGAGCGGTCGTCCCAAGCACCTTTACAGTATTTTCCTGAAAATGCAGCGCCAGCAAAAAGAATTTCATGAAATTTACGATCTGGCGGCAATTCGCATTATTGTCGAGAGCAAAGATGAATGCTATCGCTCTTTAGCAGTTGTTCACGATGCCTTCCGACCGGTTCCTGGCAGATTTAAAGATTACATCGGTTTGCCGAAACCCAACCGCTATCAGTCGCTGCATACTGTAGTTATTGGCCCAACGGGGCGTCCGATCGAGGTGCAGATCCGTACCCAGGAAATGCACCGCATTGCGGAATACGGTATCGCCGCGCATTGGAAATACAAGGAAACCGGTCGTTCTAACACTCAGCTGACAGCATCGGATGAGAAGTTTACCTGGTTGCGGCAGTTGTTGGAATGGCAAAACGATTTGAAAGATGCTCAGGAATATATTGAGAGCGTCAAAGATAATTTATTTGAAGACGATGTGTACGTCTTCACGCCTAAAGGCGATGTGATCTCCCTGAGTCAGAAAGCGACACCAGTCGATTTTGCCTATCGCATCCACACAGAGGTGGGTCATCACTGCGCGGGTGCTAAAGTGAATGGGCGGATGGTGCCGCTGGGTACGCCGTTGAAGAATGGGGATATCGTAGAAATTATCACCCTGAAAAACAGCCACCCCAGTTTGGATTGGCTGAATTTTGTGGTGACTCCTTCCGCCAGAAACAGGATTCGGCAATGGTATAAGCGCAGTCACCGCGACGAAAATGTCGCTCGCGGTCGGGAACTGTTAGAAAAGGAATTGGGTAAAAGCGGTTTTGAAGCTTTGCTGAAGTCTGAACCCATGCAGGCGGTGGCGGAACGATGTAATTACCATAGTGTAGAAGATTTACTGGCTGCTTTGGGTTACGGGGAAGTAACGCTCAACTTAGTGGTAAATCGTATCCGAGAAGCTGTGAAGTCTCAGCAACCTATTGCTCCCGCTCCAGAAGTGTTACCGCCGCTTCCCACAACGCAGCGTTCCAGTGCATCTGCTAATGGCAGTAAGGGTGGGGTACAATCTCGCACGAGCTCGCCGATCGCAGGAGTGGAAGGATTGCTTTATTATCTGGCTGGGTGTTGCAATCCGATTCCCGGCGAAGCGATTATCGGTGTGGTGACGCGCAGCAGTCGGGGTATTTCTATCCACAGGCAGGGATGTAACAATGTGGAAAACGTGCAGGGCGATCGCCTCGTACCTGTGAAGTGGAATCCCACCGACTCGGATGGCGCTCGTCCCCAAACATATCCGGTCAATATTCAAATTGAAGTACTCGATCGCGTGGGAGTTCTTAAAGATATCCTCTCTCGTCTAACCGATAATAATGTCAATGTCCGCAACGCGCAGGTAAAAACCTTTGAGGGACGCCCCGCTTTAATCGATTTGGGCATTGATATCGAAAATTATCAGCAGCTGGAGCGTGTTTTCGTGCAAATTAAGAAAATGAGCGATGTTTTGAATTTGCGTCGCATCAGTCAGGTGGAAGAACAAAAGCTCTAA
- the patD gene encoding heterocyst frequency control protein PatD has protein sequence MLPQDISDRYQKFQLALERLEQIATEDNTDSAQLRDSFGTAQQIFQSQIASLSGDRPDSAILPRVQSYLTEIDKQMRLLLMDVMFLQAARRSETAQARLAQIRDRLHTLMEYCQALRQIENSDSTGRGKPA, from the coding sequence ATGTTGCCGCAAGATATTAGCGATCGCTATCAAAAATTTCAGCTAGCCTTAGAAAGGCTAGAACAGATAGCTACTGAAGACAACACCGACTCAGCGCAACTGAGAGATAGTTTTGGCACAGCCCAACAAATTTTTCAGAGTCAAATAGCTTCTTTAAGCGGGGATCGTCCAGATTCAGCTATCTTGCCTCGCGTGCAGTCTTACTTAACTGAAATCGATAAGCAAATGCGCCTGCTCTTAATGGACGTAATGTTTTTGCAAGCAGCACGACGAAGCGAAACAGCACAAGCTAGGTTGGCGCAGATACGCGATCGGCTTCATACTTTGATGGAGTACTGTCAGGCACTCCGGCAAATCGAGAACAGCGACTCAACTGGTAGGGGCAAACCTGCTTAA
- a CDS encoding zf-TFIIB domain-containing protein produces MQCPKDKNITLVDGTLSNKLSVKCCPECQGNWIPGEEYQTWQIRQPQQHAKPEMLAQTLKVNFVQPPLDNKAALCPECQHYLSRAKVHYRTPFYVERCTYCGGVWCDKGEWEVLEKLGLHTTIEQMFSPEWQMRAREQEYAEKERQATIDKLGPEVATMVFALAEVLEQHPNGEFGVTYLMRRFDK; encoded by the coding sequence GTGCAATGTCCAAAAGATAAGAACATAACGCTAGTTGATGGCACGTTATCCAATAAATTATCTGTAAAGTGCTGCCCTGAGTGTCAAGGTAATTGGATTCCCGGTGAAGAATATCAAACTTGGCAAATTCGTCAACCTCAACAGCACGCGAAGCCGGAGATGCTAGCTCAAACCCTAAAAGTGAATTTTGTCCAGCCTCCCTTGGATAACAAAGCTGCCTTGTGTCCGGAGTGTCAGCACTACCTATCGCGAGCCAAAGTTCACTACAGGACTCCGTTTTACGTAGAACGCTGCACCTATTGTGGCGGCGTCTGGTGCGACAAGGGGGAGTGGGAGGTCTTGGAAAAACTGGGACTGCATACTACCATTGAACAAATGTTTTCCCCGGAATGGCAAATGCGGGCACGCGAGCAGGAATACGCAGAGAAAGAGCGACAGGCCACAATTGACAAACTAGGGCCAGAAGTAGCGACAATGGTCTTTGCACTAGCAGAAGTTTTGGAACAACATCCCAACGGAGAGTTTGGCGTCACCTACCTGATGCGACGATTTGATAAGTAA
- a CDS encoding dipeptide ABC transporter ATP-binding protein: MSKALFSVENLRVAYPNSQLVGKNGELPPQRWAVDGVSFTLQPGERLGLVGESGCGKSTLGRAAMRLLPPSTQVEGGVYFEGQSVFDLNPSALRRFRGEAVALIFQDPMTRLDPLMKIGEHCIETLKSHQPHLSRRQAKEKAIETLAAVKIPANRWSQYPHEFSGGMRQRVAIALALLLNPKLIVADEPTTSLDVTVSAQILEELTRLCRERDMALLLISHDLAMVGEYCDRMAVMYAGQMVETGSTDSVLQHPQHEYTRSLLQAALHIQAVSDKGAGEQGSGGVGEKIVLTSLQASTSPSPILRVKDLKQHYSLEGNFLTQFFAKNIPVIKAVDDVSLELYPGEILGLVGESGCGKSTLSRTILQLKKPTSGNVEFLGQELTNLSAESMRLTRRQIQMVFQDPHACLNPRMTIGQSIADPLYIHKLASQDEAKERVIQMLERVGLTPSSEYYHRYPSDLSGGQQQRVAIARALITRPKLIICDEPVSMLDAHVQTQVLELMLELKAEFDLTYLFITHDLWVARFFCDRIAVMNAGRIVELGKTDDIFTNPQHYYTQTLLNAAPLLARASG, from the coding sequence ATGAGTAAAGCTTTATTTTCTGTCGAAAATCTGCGTGTAGCTTATCCCAATAGTCAGCTTGTCGGTAAAAACGGCGAACTCCCTCCTCAGCGTTGGGCAGTGGATGGCGTTTCTTTTACTCTACAACCGGGCGAACGTTTGGGATTGGTAGGCGAATCTGGCTGCGGCAAATCAACTCTGGGACGTGCAGCTATGCGGTTGCTTCCCCCATCGACGCAGGTGGAAGGGGGTGTTTATTTTGAAGGTCAATCTGTTTTCGATCTAAATCCTTCTGCGTTGCGCCGATTTCGAGGGGAAGCGGTGGCGCTAATTTTTCAAGACCCAATGACGCGCCTCGATCCCCTGATGAAAATAGGAGAACATTGTATTGAAACGCTAAAATCCCATCAACCGCATTTGTCCAGGCGTCAAGCTAAAGAAAAGGCGATCGAAACTCTGGCAGCTGTAAAGATTCCGGCAAATCGTTGGTCGCAATATCCCCACGAGTTTAGCGGTGGAATGCGACAGAGGGTGGCGATCGCGCTTGCTTTGCTCCTCAATCCCAAACTCATTGTCGCCGATGAACCTACCACCAGTTTGGATGTTACCGTTTCGGCACAGATTTTGGAAGAACTAACCCGTTTGTGTCGAGAACGGGATATGGCTTTACTCCTAATTTCCCACGATCTGGCAATGGTAGGAGAATACTGCGATCGTATGGCGGTGATGTATGCCGGACAAATGGTCGAAACTGGTTCCACCGACTCAGTTCTCCAACATCCCCAACATGAATATACGCGATCGCTCCTGCAAGCAGCTCTTCACATTCAAGCCGTCAGCGATAAGGGAGCGGGAGAGCAGGGGAGTGGGGGAGTGGGGGAGAAAATAGTACTTACCTCTTTGCAAGCAAGTACTTCCCCATCTCCTATTCTGCGGGTTAAGGATTTAAAACAGCACTATAGCTTAGAAGGAAATTTTCTCACCCAGTTCTTTGCCAAAAATATCCCAGTTATCAAAGCCGTAGATGATGTCAGCTTAGAGCTGTACCCAGGTGAAATCCTGGGATTGGTGGGAGAATCCGGTTGCGGGAAGAGTACCCTATCCAGAACCATTTTGCAGCTGAAAAAGCCGACTTCTGGAAATGTAGAGTTTCTCGGACAGGAACTCACGAACTTGTCTGCCGAATCCATGCGACTGACGCGGCGACAAATCCAAATGGTATTTCAAGACCCTCACGCTTGCCTCAATCCGCGTATGACGATCGGACAGAGTATCGCCGATCCCCTGTATATTCACAAACTCGCCAGTCAAGATGAAGCAAAAGAGCGAGTCATACAGATGTTGGAGCGGGTTGGTTTAACACCGTCATCTGAATATTACCACCGCTATCCCTCCGATCTATCTGGAGGACAGCAACAGCGGGTGGCGATCGCACGCGCCTTGATTACCCGTCCCAAACTGATTATCTGCGACGAACCGGTCAGTATGCTCGACGCTCACGTCCAGACCCAGGTACTGGAATTAATGTTGGAACTAAAGGCAGAATTCGATCTCACCTATTTGTTTATTACTCACGACCTTTGGGTGGCGAGATTTTTCTGCGATCGCATCGCCGTTATGAATGCCGGTCGCATCGTCGAACTAGGTAAAACCGACGACATTTTTACAAATCCCCAGCATTATTACACGCAAACTTTACTCAATGCAGCGCCTCTGCTAGCTAGAGCTAGCGGTTGA
- a CDS encoding type I glyceraldehyde-3-phosphate dehydrogenase, translating to MIRVAINGFGRIGRNFMRCWLGRENSQIDLVAINDTSDPKTNSHLLRYDTMLGKLNADISYDDNSITVNGKTVKCVSDRNPENLPWKEWEIDLIIESTGVFVSKEGATKHLNAGAKKVLITAPGKNDDGTFVVGVNQDEYDHHKHWIISNASCTTNCLAPIAKVLHEKFGIIKGTMTTTHSYTGDQRLLDASHRDLRRARAAAMNIVPTSTGAAKAVALVVPALKGKLNGIALRVPTPNVSVVDLVVQVEKNTFAEEVNQVLKEAAEGPLKGILEYSDLELVSSDYRGTDASSIVDASLTMVMGNDMVKVVAWYDNEWGYSQRVVDLAELVAQKWVN from the coding sequence GTGATTAGAGTAGCGATCAACGGTTTTGGACGCATCGGGCGTAACTTTATGCGCTGCTGGCTGGGCAGAGAAAATAGCCAAATCGATCTAGTTGCTATTAACGACACCTCTGACCCAAAAACCAACTCCCACCTGCTAAGGTATGACACGATGCTGGGGAAGTTGAATGCCGATATTAGTTATGATGACAACTCCATCACCGTAAATGGCAAGACGGTGAAATGCGTATCCGATCGCAATCCGGAAAACTTGCCCTGGAAAGAATGGGAAATTGACCTGATCATTGAATCGACAGGTGTGTTTGTCAGCAAGGAAGGCGCTACCAAGCACTTAAATGCTGGCGCGAAGAAAGTTCTGATTACCGCTCCCGGTAAAAATGATGACGGCACTTTTGTGGTAGGAGTCAATCAAGACGAATACGACCACCATAAGCACTGGATCATCAGCAATGCTAGCTGTACGACCAACTGTCTGGCACCCATTGCCAAGGTGCTGCACGAAAAATTCGGCATCATCAAAGGCACGATGACTACCACCCACAGCTACACGGGCGACCAACGCTTGCTGGATGCTTCTCACCGGGATTTGCGTCGGGCACGGGCAGCAGCAATGAACATCGTACCAACTTCGACCGGCGCTGCTAAAGCAGTGGCTCTGGTAGTACCGGCCCTGAAAGGCAAACTGAACGGCATCGCTTTGCGCGTACCAACTCCTAACGTTTCTGTGGTGGATTTGGTGGTGCAAGTCGAAAAGAATACGTTTGCAGAAGAAGTAAACCAAGTTCTTAAGGAAGCCGCAGAAGGCCCTCTGAAAGGGATTCTGGAATACAGCGACCTGGAGCTGGTTTCTTCTGACTATCGCGGTACCGATGCTTCTTCGATCGTCGATGCTAGTCTGACGATGGTGATGGGCAACGATATGGTTAAGGTGGTAGCTTGGTACGACAACGAGTGGGGTTACAGCCAACGAGTTGTGGATTTGGCAGAACTGGTAGCTCAGAAGTGGGTTAATTAG
- the nadD gene encoding nicotinate (nicotinamide) nucleotide adenylyltransferase, whose translation MRKVAIFGGTFDPVHWGHLLIAETALSELALDLVIWVPARCPPHKLHSCWLDFDLRWQLVQLATYDRPDFLLLPKEKQLIGSSYAIETLEDLRSLYPNTHWYWIIGSDAFQTLPKWYRRQEIVPACDWLVAPRPRCLTDFVGDRSASVDFLCQQVVQQLNSQCIEIRWQVLQMPSVEVSSSLIRQYCRQSRSIRYLVPEAVRTYLEAEQGIRPIV comes from the coding sequence ATGCGGAAAGTGGCAATCTTCGGTGGTACCTTCGATCCCGTACACTGGGGACATCTATTAATCGCAGAGACTGCTTTGTCTGAGCTAGCGTTAGATCTGGTCATCTGGGTACCAGCTCGCTGCCCTCCTCACAAATTGCACTCTTGTTGGTTGGATTTCGATCTACGTTGGCAATTAGTGCAATTAGCTACTTACGATCGCCCAGATTTTCTCCTCTTACCAAAGGAAAAACAACTTATCGGTTCTTCTTATGCGATCGAGACGCTAGAAGATCTGCGCTCGCTTTACCCGAATACCCACTGGTACTGGATTATTGGCTCAGACGCCTTTCAAACTTTACCCAAATGGTATCGGCGTCAGGAAATCGTACCAGCGTGCGATTGGCTGGTAGCGCCGCGCCCGCGATGTTTGACCGACTTTGTGGGCGATCGATCTGCCTCTGTTGATTTCCTCTGCCAGCAGGTAGTTCAACAACTTAATTCTCAGTGCATAGAAATTCGCTGGCAGGTTCTGCAAATGCCCAGTGTGGAAGTATCATCCAGTCTGATTCGTCAGTACTGCCGCCAGTCGAGATCGATTCGCTATCTGGTTCCTGAAGCCGTAAGAACTTACTTGGAGGCAGAACAAGGCATCCGCCCCATTGTGTAG
- the murC gene encoding UDP-N-acetylmuramate--L-alanine ligase, with amino-acid sequence MLNSVDFSGRPFHFIGIGGIGMSALAYVIAKRKLPVSGSDIRPNHITQRLQAIGAHIFGSQDATNLEFFRLTADSARASEATATVTVGSPTLRMTEQASFHEGRALVSLPTAVLPQVICSTAINPANAEYRAALELGCPIFHRSDLLAALIQDYRSIAVAGTHGKTTTSSMIGYLLLVAGLDPTIVVGGEVAAWEGNARMGEGQYLVAEADESDGSLVKLAAQIGVVTNIELDHPDHYENLEEVIATFQVFGQRCQTTVGCIDCATVRDRLKPTISYSLQPDSGADYTADCAVYRADGTTARVWERGKVLGQLNLKLLGRHNLSNALAAVAVGRHLGLEFATIAQAIATFEGARRRFENRGEVNGIRFIDDYAHHPSEISATLAAARIQAKELRQSSSGRVVAIFQPHRYSRTLTFLSEFGQCFQNADLAIVTDIYSAGEQNPGQISGELVAEEIAKHHPQVTYQPSLESVYDFLTQNLRPGDLALFLGAGNLNQAIPEVIAFYQKVGRDVHQECRRSA; translated from the coding sequence ATGCTAAATTCTGTAGATTTTAGCGGGAGACCATTTCATTTCATCGGTATTGGTGGGATCGGAATGTCAGCTCTCGCCTACGTGATAGCGAAACGGAAACTGCCTGTATCCGGATCGGATATTCGCCCAAATCACATTACTCAGCGTTTACAGGCAATAGGGGCTCATATCTTTGGCAGTCAAGACGCCACAAATTTGGAGTTCTTTCGGCTGACCGCAGATTCGGCTCGTGCATCCGAGGCGACCGCTACGGTTACTGTGGGCTCACCTACTCTCAGAATGACGGAGCAAGCCTCATTCCACGAAGGTCGCGCTTTAGTCTCGCTCCCAACAGCTGTTTTGCCTCAAGTTATTTGTTCGACAGCAATTAATCCAGCTAATGCGGAGTATCGAGCTGCGCTTGAGTTAGGTTGTCCCATTTTCCACAGATCGGATTTGCTGGCTGCCCTAATACAGGATTACCGCAGCATAGCGGTAGCAGGTACCCACGGCAAAACTACCACCAGCAGTATGATCGGATATTTGTTGCTGGTGGCCGGTTTAGACCCGACGATTGTAGTTGGAGGCGAGGTGGCCGCATGGGAAGGTAATGCCCGTATGGGAGAAGGTCAATATCTAGTAGCCGAGGCAGATGAATCTGATGGCTCTCTGGTCAAGCTAGCCGCCCAAATTGGGGTGGTGACCAACATCGAACTCGATCATCCAGACCACTACGAAAACTTGGAAGAGGTGATTGCCACATTCCAAGTATTTGGACAACGATGCCAAACCACAGTTGGCTGCATTGACTGCGCTACTGTACGAGATAGGTTAAAACCGACAATTAGCTACAGCCTACAGCCGGATTCTGGGGCTGACTACACCGCAGATTGTGCGGTGTATCGTGCTGATGGCACTACGGCAAGGGTTTGGGAGCGAGGAAAAGTCCTGGGGCAGTTGAATTTGAAGTTGCTGGGCCGACACAATCTCAGTAACGCATTGGCAGCGGTAGCTGTCGGTCGCCACTTAGGCTTGGAATTTGCGACGATCGCGCAAGCGATCGCCACCTTTGAAGGAGCTCGCCGTCGCTTTGAAAATCGCGGAGAGGTCAATGGCATCCGGTTTATCGATGACTATGCCCATCACCCCAGCGAAATTAGCGCTACGCTAGCAGCCGCACGCATTCAAGCGAAGGAATTGAGGCAGTCTTCGTCTGGAAGGGTTGTAGCTATCTTCCAACCTCACCGTTACAGTCGCACGCTGACGTTTTTATCGGAATTCGGTCAGTGCTTCCAAAATGCCGACCTGGCGATCGTCACGGATATCTACAGCGCAGGCGAACAAAACCCAGGCCAAATCAGCGGCGAGCTGGTGGCGGAAGAGATTGCCAAACATCACCCTCAAGTGACGTACCAACCTTCTCTTGAGTCGGTGTATGACTTTCTGACTCAAAATCTCCGCCCTGGCGATCTAGCCCTGTTTCTGGGAGCTGGAAATCTCAATCAGGCAATCCCGGAAGTGATCGCCTTTTATCAAAAGGTCGGTCGAGATGTACATCAAGAATGTCGCCGCAGCGCCTAA
- the murB gene encoding UDP-N-acetylmuramate dehydrogenase: MTVSNHFSQALKVASSQAPHIKINQPKETSLYLPGTECAIKSGVSLASLTSFKVGGPAEWYVAPRQLSELEASFEWAISKDLPITLLGAGSNLLVSDRGLSGLVICTRHLRSTHFDPQTGQVTAAAGEPLVRLAWQAAERGWQGLEWAVGIPGTVGGAAVMNAGAHNSCTADTLVNAHVLCPDGSIQVLTREDLGYSYRTSILQGDKRLVTQVTFQLETGADPATVMASTAQHLRQRHSTQPYNKPSCGSVFRNPKPHAAGWLIEQIGLKGHRIGGATVAERHANFILNSGGATANDIFQLIRYVQYKVEEHWSLRLEPEVKILGDFQPV, translated from the coding sequence ATGACTGTCTCCAATCACTTCTCCCAAGCACTCAAAGTGGCTAGCTCCCAAGCCCCTCACATCAAAATCAATCAGCCAAAAGAAACGTCTCTTTATCTTCCCGGTACGGAGTGTGCGATTAAGTCTGGGGTTTCTCTGGCCAGCCTGACTTCGTTTAAAGTAGGTGGCCCAGCAGAGTGGTATGTCGCTCCCAGGCAGTTGAGCGAGTTAGAAGCAAGTTTTGAATGGGCAATATCCAAAGATCTACCGATTACTCTGCTGGGCGCAGGCTCAAACTTGCTGGTGAGCGATCGCGGTCTGTCCGGTCTTGTCATCTGCACTCGCCATCTTCGTTCCACTCACTTCGACCCACAAACCGGTCAAGTGACTGCCGCTGCTGGAGAACCCCTAGTGCGTCTGGCATGGCAAGCCGCTGAGCGCGGTTGGCAAGGTCTGGAATGGGCAGTTGGCATTCCTGGCACTGTTGGCGGTGCTGCGGTTATGAATGCAGGCGCTCACAATAGCTGTACTGCGGATACTCTGGTCAACGCTCACGTACTTTGCCCGGACGGTAGTATTCAAGTTCTCACTCGCGAAGACCTGGGTTACAGCTACCGCACCTCTATACTGCAAGGTGACAAACGTTTGGTAACGCAGGTTACTTTCCAACTGGAAACGGGAGCAGACCCAGCAACGGTGATGGCATCAACTGCCCAACATCTCAGGCAGCGTCACAGTACCCAGCCTTATAACAAGCCTAGCTGCGGCAGTGTGTTTCGCAATCCAAAACCCCACGCAGCTGGGTGGTTAATTGAGCAAATCGGTCTCAAAGGTCATCGCATCGGCGGTGCTACCGTCGCAGAACGCCACGCTAATTTTATTCTCAATAGCGGCGGGGCAACGGCTAACGATATCTTTCAACTGATTCGCTATGTGCAGTATAAAGTCGAGGAACATTGGTCTTTGCGGTTAGAACCGGAGGTGAAAATTCTCGGAGACTTTCAACCTGTTTAG
- a CDS encoding YbaB/EbfC family nucleoid-associated protein, translating to MSQKQGFGFGLGKMKELAEAFKKAQQVQEGAKKLQEELEQMQIEGKSQDGLVKVVLNGNQEPRSVVISPDALGQGAEALSATVAAAMKDAYEKSTATMRSRMEELTSGLELPGL from the coding sequence ATGTCACAGAAACAGGGATTCGGCTTCGGTCTGGGAAAAATGAAAGAACTAGCCGAAGCTTTTAAGAAAGCTCAGCAGGTTCAGGAAGGTGCAAAAAAGCTTCAAGAAGAATTGGAGCAAATGCAAATTGAAGGAAAGTCTCAAGACGGTTTGGTCAAGGTCGTTCTCAACGGTAACCAAGAACCCCGTAGCGTTGTAATTTCTCCAGACGCTCTCGGACAAGGAGCAGAAGCCCTTTCTGCAACTGTTGCGGCGGCGATGAAAGATGCTTATGAAAAATCTACTGCAACGATGCGGAGTCGTATGGAAGAGTTGACCAGCGGGCTCGAGCTTCCGGGGCTCTAA
- a CDS encoding orange carotenoid protein N-terminal domain-containing protein: protein MIAGQNTIKSQALSQETQKVVGAFEALNTDAKLALLYFIYEKMGDSITPAAPTATDPELAPKLLGDFYELSDDDQLAVMRQIVNREDTEYSRAYGALKENNQLMVWYAWAQAMGETVVDLPQGYQATKAIDDALSQIEKLDFEGQISVLRTVAANMGYTDVKPIPSQAETGKTPSL, encoded by the coding sequence ATGATTGCAGGCCAAAACACCATCAAGTCTCAAGCTCTTTCACAAGAAACACAAAAAGTTGTGGGTGCCTTTGAAGCGCTGAATACCGACGCTAAATTAGCGCTGCTTTATTTTATTTATGAAAAAATGGGAGACTCAATCACGCCAGCAGCCCCAACAGCAACCGATCCCGAACTAGCACCTAAATTGCTGGGAGACTTTTACGAATTATCAGATGACGATCAGCTGGCAGTAATGCGCCAAATTGTGAATCGCGAAGACACAGAATATTCCCGTGCCTACGGTGCTTTAAAAGAAAACAATCAGTTGATGGTTTGGTATGCTTGGGCGCAGGCTATGGGTGAAACAGTAGTAGACTTGCCCCAAGGTTATCAAGCAACGAAAGCGATCGACGATGCCCTTTCCCAAATTGAAAAACTGGACTTTGAAGGACAAATCTCGGTTTTGCGTACAGTAGCCGCTAACATGGGCTACACCGACGTTAAGCCAATTCCCAGTCAAGCTGAAACAGGTAAAACGCCCAGTCTGTAG